In the genome of Capra hircus breed San Clemente chromosome 5, ASM170441v1, whole genome shotgun sequence, one region contains:
- the RRP7A gene encoding ribosomal RNA-processing protein 7 homolog A, protein MVARRRKRAARESDSGVPTLPGYSAIPIKFSEKQQSSHYLYVREHKVREGTKSSWPQKRTLFVLNVPPYCTEECLSRLLSPCGPVQSVKLQEKPELAESPKEPQSKFFHPKPVPGFQVAYVVFQKPGGMSAALALKGPLLVSTESHPVRSGVLKWIRDYTDSVPDPEALRVEVDAFMETYDRKIAEEEAKAKEEEGVPDEEGWVKVTRRGRRPVLPRTEAASLRVLERERRKRARKELLNFYAWQHRETKMEHIAQLRKKFEEDKQRIELMRAQRKFRPY, encoded by the exons ATGGTGGCGCGCAGAAGGAAGCGTGCGGCGCGGGAATCTGATTCGGGGGTTCCAACCCTGCCCGGCTACTCAG CCATTCCAATCAAATTCTCTGAAAAGCAGCAGTCTTCTCATTACCTCTATGTGAGAGAGCACAAAGTTCGAGAAGGCACCAAGTCTTCCTGGCCTCAGAAGCGGACTCTTTTTGTCCTCAATGTGCCCCCGTACTGCACAGAG GAGTGCTTGTCCCGCCTCCTCTCCCCCTGCGGGCCCGTCCAGTCGGTGAAGTTACAGGAGAAGCCAGAGCTTGCTGAGAGCCCAAAGGAGCCCCAGTCGAAGTTCTTTCACCCCAAACCAGTTCCC ggcttccaggtggcctACGTGGTGTTCCAGAAGCCAGGCGGCATGTCGGCCGCCTTGGCCCTGAAGGGCCCCCTGCTGGTCTCCACTGAGAGTCACCCTGTGAGGAGCGGCGTCCTCA AGTGGATCCGAGACTACACGGACTCGGTGCCGGACCCCGAGGCCCTGAGGGTCGAGGTGGACGCCTTCATGGAGACCTACGACCGGAAGATAGCGGAG GAGGAGGCCAAGGCCAAGGAGGAGGAAGGCGTCCCCGACGAGGAGGGCTGGGTGAAGGTGACCCGCCGGGGCCGCCGACCAGTGCTCCCGAGGACGGAGGCGGCCAGCCTGCGGGTGCTGGAGCGGGAGAGGCGGAAGCGCGCCCGCAAGGAGCTGCTCAACTTCTACGCCTGGCAGCACCGCGAGACCAAGATGGAGC ATATCGCGCAGCTGCGCAAGAAGTTCGAGGAAGACAAGCAGAGAATCGAGCTGATGCGGGCCCAGCGCAAGTTCCGACCCTACTGA
- the POLDIP3 gene encoding polymerase delta-interacting protein 3 isoform X1, which translates to MADISLDELIRKRGAAAKGRLNARPGVGGVRSRVGIQQSLLSQPARTATFQQRFDARQKIGLSDARLKLGVKDAREKLLQKDARFRIKGKVQDAREMLNSRKQQSTAPQKPHQVADAREKISLKRNSPAAFMSPPIGTVTPALKLTKTIQVPQQKAMAPIHAHPAGMRINVVNNHQAKQNLYDLDDDDDIIAPIPTKQMKFAASGSFLHHMAGVSSSKLSMSKALPLTKVVQNDAYTAPALSSSVRTKALTNMSRTLVNKEEPPKELPPAEPVLSPLEGTKMTVNNLHPRVTEEDIVELFCVCGALKRARLVHPGVAEVVFVKKDDAITAYKKYNNRCLDGQPMKCNLHMNGNVITSDQPILLRLSDSPSVKKESELPRRVNSAASSNPPAEVDPDTILKALFKSSGASVTTQPTEFKIKL; encoded by the exons GCTCAATGCCAGACCAGGAGTGGGAGGTGTCCGATCGCGTGTTGGGATCCAACAGAGCCTTCTTAGCCAGCCAGCACGCACAGCCACCTTCCAGCAGAGGTTTGATGCCCGGCAGAAAATTGGCCTCTCGGATGCCCGCCTCAAGCTGGGAGTCAAGGATGCCCGGGAAAAGCTTTTGCAGAAAGATGCTCGGTTCCGGATCAAAGGGAAAGTGCAGGATGCCAGAGAGATGCTGAACTCGCGCAAGCAACAGAGCACAGCGCCCCAGAAGCCCCACCAGGTTGCTGATGCCCGGGAGAAAATCAGCTTGAAGCGGAATTCCCCTGCTGCCTTCATGAGCCCACCCATCGGGACAGTGACCCCTGCTCTGAAGCTCACTAAAACCATCCAG GTTCCACAGCAGAAGGCCATGGCACCAATTCATGCTCACCCTGCTGGAATGAGGATCAATGTCGTCAATAACCACCAGGCCAAAcag aatttataTGACCTGGATGATGACGACGATATTATAGCTCCCATTCCTACTAAACAGATGAAATTTGCAGCCTCAGGCAGCTTTCTCCACCACATG GCCGGGGTGAGCAGTTCCAAGCTGTCCATGTCCAAGGCCCTTCCTCTCACCAAAGTGGTTCAGAATGATGCGTACACTGctcctgctctctcctcctctgttCGAACAAAAGCCTTGACCAACATGTCCCGGACATTAGTGAACAAGGAGGAGCCCCCCAAAGAGCTGCCGCCTGCAGAG CCTGTCCTCAGCCCTTTGGAAGGCACCAAGATGACCGTGAATAATCTGCACCCTCGAGTCACCGAGGAGGACATTGTT GAGCTTTTTTGTGTTTGTGGAGCCCTGAAGCGAGCTCGGCTGGTCCATCCTGGGGTAGCAGAGGTGGTGTTTGTAAAGAAGGACGATGCCATCACCGCGTATAAGAAGTATAACAACCGGTGTCTGGATG GGCAACCAATGAAGTGCAACCTCCACATGAATGGGAATGTTATCACCTCAGACCAGCCCATCCTGCT ACGGCTGAGTGATAGCCCctcagtgaaaaaggagagtgagctGCCTCGCAGAGTGAATTCTGCTGCCTCATCCAACCCTCCAGCTGAAGTGGATCCTGACACCATCCTGAAGGCGCTTTTCAAGTCATCGGGGGCCTCTGTGACCACACAGCCCACAGAATTCAAAATCAAACTTTGA
- the POLDIP3 gene encoding polymerase delta-interacting protein 3 isoform X2: protein MADISLDELIRKRGAAAKGRLNARPGVGGVRSRVGIQQSLLSQPARTATFQQRFDARQKIGLSDARLKLGVKDAREKLLQKDARFRIKGKVQDAREMLNSRKQQSTAPQKPHQVADAREKISLKRNSPAAFMSPPIGTVTPALKLTKTIQNLYDLDDDDDIIAPIPTKQMKFAASGSFLHHMAGVSSSKLSMSKALPLTKVVQNDAYTAPALSSSVRTKALTNMSRTLVNKEEPPKELPPAEPVLSPLEGTKMTVNNLHPRVTEEDIVELFCVCGALKRARLVHPGVAEVVFVKKDDAITAYKKYNNRCLDGQPMKCNLHMNGNVITSDQPILLRLSDSPSVKKESELPRRVNSAASSNPPAEVDPDTILKALFKSSGASVTTQPTEFKIKL from the exons GCTCAATGCCAGACCAGGAGTGGGAGGTGTCCGATCGCGTGTTGGGATCCAACAGAGCCTTCTTAGCCAGCCAGCACGCACAGCCACCTTCCAGCAGAGGTTTGATGCCCGGCAGAAAATTGGCCTCTCGGATGCCCGCCTCAAGCTGGGAGTCAAGGATGCCCGGGAAAAGCTTTTGCAGAAAGATGCTCGGTTCCGGATCAAAGGGAAAGTGCAGGATGCCAGAGAGATGCTGAACTCGCGCAAGCAACAGAGCACAGCGCCCCAGAAGCCCCACCAGGTTGCTGATGCCCGGGAGAAAATCAGCTTGAAGCGGAATTCCCCTGCTGCCTTCATGAGCCCACCCATCGGGACAGTGACCCCTGCTCTGAAGCTCACTAAAACCATCCAG aatttataTGACCTGGATGATGACGACGATATTATAGCTCCCATTCCTACTAAACAGATGAAATTTGCAGCCTCAGGCAGCTTTCTCCACCACATG GCCGGGGTGAGCAGTTCCAAGCTGTCCATGTCCAAGGCCCTTCCTCTCACCAAAGTGGTTCAGAATGATGCGTACACTGctcctgctctctcctcctctgttCGAACAAAAGCCTTGACCAACATGTCCCGGACATTAGTGAACAAGGAGGAGCCCCCCAAAGAGCTGCCGCCTGCAGAG CCTGTCCTCAGCCCTTTGGAAGGCACCAAGATGACCGTGAATAATCTGCACCCTCGAGTCACCGAGGAGGACATTGTT GAGCTTTTTTGTGTTTGTGGAGCCCTGAAGCGAGCTCGGCTGGTCCATCCTGGGGTAGCAGAGGTGGTGTTTGTAAAGAAGGACGATGCCATCACCGCGTATAAGAAGTATAACAACCGGTGTCTGGATG GGCAACCAATGAAGTGCAACCTCCACATGAATGGGAATGTTATCACCTCAGACCAGCCCATCCTGCT ACGGCTGAGTGATAGCCCctcagtgaaaaaggagagtgagctGCCTCGCAGAGTGAATTCTGCTGCCTCATCCAACCCTCCAGCTGAAGTGGATCCTGACACCATCCTGAAGGCGCTTTTCAAGTCATCGGGGGCCTCTGTGACCACACAGCCCACAGAATTCAAAATCAAACTTTGA